A region from the Clavibacter sp. A6099 genome encodes:
- the rpmF gene encoding 50S ribosomal protein L32 has translation MAVPKRKMSRSNTRARRSQWKAEAPTLVKTIENGKVVYSMPHRARVVEDAAGTPLYMEYKGRKVADV, from the coding sequence ATGGCTGTTCCCAAGAGAAAGATGTCCCGATCCAACACGCGCGCGCGTCGCTCGCAGTGGAAGGCCGAGGCTCCCACGCTCGTCAAGACCATCGAGAACGGCAAGGTCGTCTACTCCATGCCGCACCGCGCCCGCGTGGTCGAGGACGCCGCCGGCACCCCCCTGTACATGGAGTACAAGGGCCGCAAGGTCGCCGACGTCTAG
- the coaD gene encoding pantetheine-phosphate adenylyltransferase codes for MQRIAVVPGSFDPVTLGHLDVIRRAARLYDELVVLVVHNPGKTPMLPLEERVALIERVIRDAGLPATVRVDSWGAGLLVDYCRQVGATVLVKGVRSQLDVTYETPMALVNRDLADVETVLLLPDPAHAHVSSSLVRQVEALGGDVAPYVPEAVAEALAVRRAG; via the coding sequence ATGCAGCGGATCGCCGTCGTCCCCGGATCGTTCGATCCCGTCACGCTCGGGCACCTGGACGTGATCCGCCGGGCCGCCCGCCTCTACGACGAGCTCGTCGTGCTGGTGGTGCACAACCCCGGCAAGACGCCCATGCTGCCGCTCGAGGAGCGCGTCGCCCTCATCGAGCGCGTGATCCGCGACGCCGGCCTCCCCGCGACCGTCCGTGTCGACTCCTGGGGCGCGGGCCTCCTCGTCGACTACTGCCGGCAGGTGGGCGCGACCGTGCTCGTGAAGGGCGTCCGCTCGCAGCTCGACGTGACGTACGAGACGCCCATGGCGCTCGTGAACCGCGACCTCGCCGACGTCGAGACCGTGCTGCTGCTGCCCGATCCCGCGCACGCCCACGTGTCCAGCTCGCTCGTGCGCCAGGTCGAGGCGCTCGGCGGCGACGTCGCGCCGTACGTGCCGGAGGCGGTCGCGGAGGCGCTGGCCGTCCGGCGCGCCGGCTGA
- a CDS encoding YceD family protein, with translation MSRFQKTPFTVHVHDIVHRPGEMRELDLTIVTPERMGEGLIAVPAGREMRVTVRLESLHDGILVTGEVDTVADGQSARTLADMQERVQVDFAELFAYGLDEAFDYQVQDEHVDLEPVIRDAVVLSLPFQPEVPGEDLDLDLGPGISLVLADSDPEPVIDQRWAALSGFRASEDSGAAREDADTETQRDES, from the coding sequence GTGTCCAGGTTCCAGAAGACCCCATTCACGGTCCACGTGCACGACATCGTGCACCGCCCCGGGGAGATGCGCGAGCTCGACCTGACCATCGTCACCCCCGAGCGCATGGGGGAGGGCCTCATCGCCGTCCCCGCCGGCCGGGAGATGCGCGTCACCGTGCGCCTGGAGTCCCTGCACGACGGGATCCTGGTCACCGGCGAGGTCGACACGGTGGCCGACGGCCAGTCCGCGCGCACGCTCGCCGACATGCAGGAGCGTGTCCAGGTCGATTTCGCGGAGCTATTCGCGTATGGTCTTGATGAAGCTTTCGACTACCAGGTCCAGGACGAGCACGTGGACCTGGAGCCGGTCATCCGGGATGCGGTGGTCCTTTCACTGCCGTTCCAGCCCGAAGTGCCGGGCGAGGACCTCGATCTCGATCTGGGTCCCGGCATCAGCCTGGTCCTGGCGGACTCCGACCCGGAACCCGTGATCGATCAGCGCTGGGCAGCCCTGTCCGGCTTCCGAGCTTCCGAAGACAGCGGTGCGGCGCGTGAAGACGCCGACACCGAAACGCAGAGAGATGAGAGTTAG